A part of Silvimonas soli genomic DNA contains:
- the coaE gene encoding dephospho-CoA kinase (Dephospho-CoA kinase (CoaE) performs the final step in coenzyme A biosynthesis.), which yields MLVIGLTGGAGSGKSTVADLFAEHGAGIVDTDVIAHQLSRPPSAALDEIRTVFGDEFIAQDGSMDRPRMRELVLSDVSARGRLEAVFHPRILQLAKEQLQTLTATHHYALVVVPLLFESGRFLPLVSRTVTVDCTVERQRTRLAQRAGLTTQAIDQLLAAQFSREQRLALADEVIRNDGSREELADQVATLHRTFIKLTKSA from the coding sequence ATGCTGGTAATCGGTCTGACTGGCGGAGCAGGCAGCGGCAAATCAACGGTGGCAGATCTGTTTGCCGAGCATGGTGCCGGCATTGTCGATACGGATGTGATTGCCCATCAGCTATCCCGCCCGCCGTCAGCCGCACTGGATGAAATCCGCACCGTTTTTGGCGATGAGTTCATTGCGCAAGATGGCAGCATGGATCGTCCGCGCATGCGGGAGCTGGTCTTGTCGGATGTATCGGCGCGGGGGCGACTTGAGGCCGTTTTTCATCCCAGAATTTTGCAATTGGCTAAAGAACAGCTGCAAACGCTCACCGCAACGCACCATTACGCCTTGGTTGTAGTGCCCTTGCTGTTCGAGTCTGGGCGCTTTTTGCCTTTAGTCTCCCGTACTGTCACTGTGGATTGCACGGTTGAGCGTCAGCGGACTCGCCTTGCCCAGCGCGCGGGCTTGACCACGCAAGCTATCGACCAATTGCTGGCTGCGCAATTTTCCAGAGAGCAAAGGCTGGCTCTGGCCGATGAGGTCATCCGCAATGACGGCAGCCGCGAAGAGCTTGCCGACCAGGTTGCTACGCTTCACCGGACCTTTATAAAGCTGACAAAATCGGCATAA
- the zapD gene encoding cell division protein ZapD, with translation MISYEFPINERIRTLLRLEDIYDRTTTLAAREHSLDHHTALIGLFEIMEVASRADLKSDLLQELERQRQSLSALRHNPHISEEALERVLSDIEDTHGQLLQMTGKVGQYLRENEWLMAIKQRLAIPGGACEFDLPSYHYWRQLAPERRQADLERWLSPLMPIRNGIQIVLRLLRDSAKVSHFTARQGAFQQMSGGKTIQMLRVTLPTDLPVVPELSANRYAINVRFIQPSTSGERTKLVEADIEFALGYCNL, from the coding sequence GTGATTAGCTACGAATTTCCCATCAACGAGCGGATCCGCACGCTGCTGCGTCTAGAAGACATCTACGACCGAACCACCACGCTGGCCGCTCGGGAGCATTCACTCGACCATCACACAGCGTTGATCGGCTTGTTTGAGATTATGGAAGTAGCGAGTCGGGCGGATCTCAAATCCGACTTGTTGCAAGAACTGGAACGCCAGCGTCAATCCCTGTCAGCGTTGCGCCATAACCCGCATATCTCGGAAGAAGCGCTGGAGCGCGTGCTCTCGGATATCGAAGACACGCATGGCCAGTTACTGCAAATGACCGGCAAGGTCGGCCAGTATTTGCGTGAGAACGAGTGGCTAATGGCTATCAAACAGCGCCTGGCGATTCCTGGTGGTGCCTGTGAGTTTGATCTGCCGTCGTACCACTACTGGCGCCAACTGGCACCTGAGCGGCGCCAGGCAGACCTGGAGCGCTGGTTGTCGCCACTGATGCCGATTCGTAACGGCATCCAGATTGTGCTGCGCCTGTTACGCGATTCGGCCAAGGTGTCGCATTTTACCGCGCGCCAGGGGGCTTTCCAGCAAATGTCGGGTGGCAAGACGATCCAGATGCTGCGCGTCACTCTTCCGACTGATTTGCCGGTCGTGCCGGAGCTATCGGCCAATCGCTACGCCATCAACGTTCGCTTCATTCAGCCATCAACCTCAGGCGAGCGCACCAAACTGGTCGAGGCCGATATTGAATTCGCGCTGGGTTACTGCAATCTGTAA
- the pilB gene encoding type IV-A pilus assembly ATPase PilB — protein MSTTSAPISGLARLLVQHGRLAESDIEAIHQTPGEGKNSFIEQLIQSKKMTGKEIAEFSSQAFGYPLLDLDQIDDSYIPQGVLDPKLMQAQRLVPLFKRGTRLFIGISDITNMQALEEVRFQTGQQIEPIVVEDAKLLALLFKLIEASGASIKDLQVNDAELELSGGEEENKPEVASVDVDDAPVVKYIQKILLDAIKAEASDIHFEPYEKFYRIRYRQDGILREVAQPPLAIKEKIASRIKVISKLDISEKRVPQDGRMKLVLSRTRAIDFRVSTLPTLHGEKICIRILDPSSATLGIDALGYDPDQKEYLMRAINRPYGMVLVTGPTGSGKTVSLYTCLNILNVPGTNISTAEDPAEINLPGVNQVNVNEKAGLTFSVALKAFLRQDPDVIMVGEIRDLETADIAIKAAQTGHMVFSTLHTNDAPSTLTRLLNMGVAPFNVASSVILITAQRLGRRLCSQCKVPMDIPHEALLDAGFTEADLDGSWTPYRPVGCDHCKGTGYKGRVGIYQVMPISDEMNRIIMKNGTAIDIADQARREGVRDLRLSGLIKVKLGVTSLEEVMAITNE, from the coding sequence ATGTCCACAACTTCAGCCCCTATTTCCGGCTTGGCACGCCTGCTGGTTCAGCACGGGCGCTTGGCCGAATCCGATATCGAAGCCATTCACCAGACGCCAGGTGAAGGCAAAAACTCGTTCATCGAGCAGCTCATCCAGAGCAAAAAGATGACGGGCAAAGAAATTGCCGAGTTCAGCTCGCAGGCCTTTGGTTATCCATTGCTGGATCTGGACCAGATTGACGACAGTTATATTCCACAAGGGGTGCTTGATCCGAAACTGATGCAAGCGCAGCGGTTGGTGCCGCTATTCAAGCGCGGCACGCGGCTGTTTATCGGCATTTCTGACATCACCAACATGCAGGCGCTGGAAGAAGTGCGCTTTCAGACCGGCCAGCAAATCGAACCCATCGTGGTCGAAGATGCCAAGTTGCTGGCCTTGCTGTTCAAGCTGATTGAGGCCTCGGGCGCTTCCATCAAAGACCTGCAAGTCAATGACGCCGAACTTGAATTAAGCGGCGGTGAAGAAGAGAACAAGCCAGAAGTCGCATCGGTCGATGTTGACGATGCGCCGGTGGTGAAATATATCCAGAAAATCCTGCTGGATGCGATCAAGGCCGAGGCTTCGGATATTCACTTCGAGCCTTACGAAAAGTTCTACCGCATCCGCTATCGCCAGGACGGCATTTTGCGTGAGGTAGCGCAGCCGCCACTGGCCATCAAAGAAAAAATCGCTTCGCGGATCAAGGTGATCTCCAAGCTGGATATCTCGGAAAAACGCGTGCCGCAAGATGGCCGGATGAAACTGGTGCTATCGCGCACCCGTGCCATTGATTTCCGGGTCTCCACGCTGCCGACTTTGCACGGCGAAAAGATTTGTATCCGGATTCTGGACCCGTCATCAGCCACGCTCGGCATCGACGCGCTCGGCTACGACCCGGATCAGAAAGAATATCTGATGCGTGCAATCAACCGGCCTTACGGCATGGTGCTGGTGACCGGCCCAACGGGCTCCGGCAAAACGGTGTCGTTGTACACCTGTTTGAATATTCTGAATGTGCCGGGCACCAACATTTCGACGGCGGAAGACCCGGCCGAAATCAACTTGCCCGGCGTGAATCAGGTGAACGTCAATGAAAAAGCCGGGCTGACGTTCTCCGTCGCGCTCAAGGCCTTCTTGCGGCAAGATCCGGACGTGATCATGGTCGGCGAAATCCGTGACCTGGAAACCGCCGACATTGCGATCAAGGCGGCGCAGACGGGTCACATGGTGTTCTCTACCCTGCACACCAACGACGCGCCGAGCACGCTCACCCGTTTGTTGAATATGGGTGTCGCACCATTTAACGTCGCCTCGTCGGTCATTTTGATCACGGCGCAGCGTTTGGGCCGGCGTTTGTGTTCGCAATGCAAGGTACCAATGGACATCCCGCACGAGGCATTGCTGGATGCCGGTTTTACTGAAGCCGACCTGGATGGCAGCTGGACACCTTATCGCCCGGTGGGCTGTGATCACTGTAAAGGTACCGGCTATAAGGGCCGGGTGGGCATTTATCAGGTCATGCCGATTTCTGACGAAATGAACCGTATCATCATGAAAAACGGCACCGCCATCGATATTGCCGATCAGGCCAGACGCGAAGGTGTGCGCGATTTGCGTTTGTCCGGGCTGATCAAGGTCAAGCTGGGAGTGACTTCGCTAGAAGAAGTCATGGCAATTACCAATGAATAA
- a CDS encoding HlyC/CorC family transporter, with protein sequence MDDIPIGGLIAALIICLFSSAFFSASETAMMAVNRFRLKARAQQGHQGAILTRKLLDHTDRLLGVILLGNTLINTATATLATLITTRLFAGTHYALGIATLLVAFAILVFSEATPKVIAATHPEKTAVLASFPLTLLLKVFYPAVWFINLFVHALLRLFQLSGKKQDHTSLSPEELRLLVLESGRFMEKKHHTILVNLFELANITVDDVMTPRHQIEALDLEAPHEELSHQLYTCHHTRLPVYEGNADNMVGILHTRKALSLHEDEVTGDTLRALIRPPYFIPSGTPLFTQLQNFQENRRRIGLVVDEYGELRGLVTLEDILEQIIGEFTTNAPGTGSRLEKQSDGSYLLDGSMSLRELNRKLKRNFPLDGPKTLNGLVLEYFEDIPDAGTCLTIAGERLEIMQTQDRSIKMIRLYPQPEPR encoded by the coding sequence TTGGACGACATCCCCATAGGTGGACTGATCGCTGCCCTGATCATCTGCCTTTTCAGTTCCGCTTTTTTTTCCGCCTCGGAAACCGCCATGATGGCGGTCAATCGTTTCCGCCTCAAAGCCCGTGCCCAGCAAGGCCATCAAGGCGCCATCCTCACACGCAAGCTGCTTGATCACACTGACCGTTTGCTGGGTGTGATTCTGTTGGGCAATACGCTGATCAATACAGCCACAGCGACCTTGGCCACGCTGATTACCACGCGCTTGTTCGCTGGCACGCATTACGCGCTCGGCATTGCCACGCTGCTGGTTGCCTTTGCCATTCTGGTTTTCTCAGAAGCCACCCCCAAGGTAATCGCCGCAACGCATCCGGAAAAAACCGCTGTTCTGGCGAGTTTCCCGCTTACCTTGTTGTTGAAGGTGTTTTACCCGGCAGTCTGGTTCATCAACCTGTTTGTGCACGCGCTGCTGCGCTTGTTTCAGTTGTCCGGCAAGAAGCAGGACCACACCAGCTTGAGCCCGGAGGAATTGCGTTTATTGGTGCTCGAATCTGGCCGCTTCATGGAAAAGAAGCATCACACCATTCTGGTGAATCTGTTTGAACTGGCCAACATTACCGTCGATGACGTAATGACTCCGCGCCATCAGATTGAGGCGCTTGATCTGGAAGCGCCGCACGAAGAACTGAGCCATCAACTCTATACTTGCCATCACACTCGCTTGCCGGTGTATGAAGGCAATGCGGACAATATGGTCGGCATATTGCACACACGCAAAGCCCTGTCATTGCACGAAGATGAAGTCACCGGGGACACCCTGCGCGCGCTGATCCGCCCGCCGTATTTCATTCCTTCCGGCACACCACTATTTACCCAGTTGCAGAATTTTCAGGAAAACCGGCGGCGCATTGGGCTGGTGGTCGACGAGTATGGCGAGTTGCGTGGGCTAGTGACCCTGGAAGACATCCTCGAACAGATCATTGGCGAATTCACCACTAACGCGCCCGGCACCGGCTCGCGTCTGGAAAAACAATCCGACGGTAGTTATTTGCTGGATGGCTCCATGAGCCTGCGTGAACTCAATCGTAAGCTCAAACGCAATTTTCCACTGGATGGCCCCAAAACGCTCAACGGACTGGTGCTGGAATACTTTGAAGACATTCCGGATGCGGGCACTTGTCTGACCATTGCCGGCGAGCGCCTGGAAATAATGCAAACCCAGGATCGCAGCATCAAGATGATCCGCCTTTATCCGCAGCCTGAACCCCGCTAG
- a CDS encoding cytochrome C assembly family protein, with the protein MSWLALIALFIYLALGWHFCRTRLAGRGTIHPGIEHALLLLALAVHGLALWPSLAAPPLHFGASEALSIVAWLALITYLVGHLAFPLEGLQPPVMGMTVLLLGASLLLPPGHVLTYTQNGISRLHFMAAMLAYGLFTNATGVAILMRLADKRLHHASANLLVQKLPPLLALEKLLFACITTGFLLLTIALITGVTFSEEIFGKALEFNHKIVLSVAAWVVYGLLLVGRKLRGWRGRVATLWATTGFCLLILGYIGSRFVLDVLLHRPG; encoded by the coding sequence GTGTCCTGGCTCGCGTTGATCGCTTTGTTCATTTATCTGGCTCTTGGGTGGCATTTTTGCCGCACCCGGCTAGCTGGTCGCGGCACCATTCACCCGGGCATCGAACACGCACTCTTGCTCTTGGCACTGGCAGTTCATGGCCTGGCGTTGTGGCCCTCACTGGCCGCGCCACCGTTGCATTTCGGCGCATCAGAGGCACTGTCGATTGTGGCCTGGCTGGCTTTGATCACCTATCTGGTCGGTCATCTGGCCTTCCCGCTGGAAGGTTTGCAGCCGCCCGTTATGGGCATGACCGTGTTATTACTGGGCGCAAGTCTGCTGCTACCTCCGGGTCACGTTTTGACCTACACCCAGAACGGCATTTCCCGCCTGCACTTTATGGCCGCGATGCTGGCGTACGGCTTGTTTACCAACGCCACTGGCGTCGCCATCTTGATGCGGCTGGCAGATAAACGGCTGCATCACGCCTCGGCCAATTTGCTGGTCCAGAAGTTGCCGCCGCTACTGGCGCTGGAAAAACTGCTCTTTGCCTGCATTACCACCGGCTTCTTGTTGCTGACTATTGCACTGATTACCGGTGTGACTTTCAGCGAAGAAATCTTTGGCAAAGCGCTGGAGTTCAATCACAAGATTGTGTTGTCGGTAGCCGCGTGGGTGGTTTATGGACTGTTGCTGGTGGGTCGTAAATTACGTGGGTGGCGTGGTCGTGTTGCCACACTGTGGGCAACCACCGGCTTCTGCTTGCTGATTCTGGGCTATATCGGCAGCCGCTTTGTACTGGATGTCTTGCTGCACCGCCCAGGCTAA
- the rpsP gene encoding 30S ribosomal protein S16, whose product MVVIRLSRGGAKNRPFYNVVVTDSRNRRDGRFIERVGFYDPSAGEGQEPVRFALDRVNHWVGVGAQVSDTVARLLKGYKPAAA is encoded by the coding sequence ATGGTTGTGATTCGTCTGTCCCGCGGCGGCGCCAAAAACCGTCCGTTCTACAATGTTGTTGTTACTGATTCGCGCAATCGCCGCGATGGCCGCTTCATCGAGCGCGTGGGTTTCTATGACCCGTCCGCCGGCGAAGGCCAGGAACCAGTTCGTTTCGCGCTTGATCGCGTGAACCACTGGGTTGGCGTTGGCGCGCAAGTGAGCGACACCGTTGCTCGCCTGCTGAAGGGCTACAAGCCAGCTGCTGCATAA
- the rimM gene encoding ribosome maturation factor RimM (Essential for efficient processing of 16S rRNA) has protein sequence MASNKPTAPQTQSVATVPEDLVSMGYISGAFGIRGGINVVADTEHPDSLLDYKTWWIGRDGQWRAYTLVEAAVQPKKLSVTLAGVDDRDKAFALKGCQVAVPRSLMPQAGADEYYWADLVGLAVVNVQGEHLGVVEKLFETGANDVIVAKDGDVERLLPFVGHVVLKVDLAARIITVDWGLDY, from the coding sequence GTGGCTAGCAATAAACCGACAGCCCCGCAAACCCAATCTGTTGCGACCGTTCCAGAAGATCTGGTCTCAATGGGTTATATCAGCGGGGCTTTTGGCATTCGTGGCGGCATTAATGTCGTTGCGGATACCGAACATCCCGACAGCTTGCTCGACTACAAAACATGGTGGATCGGGCGAGACGGTCAATGGCGCGCCTACACACTGGTAGAAGCCGCAGTACAGCCGAAAAAGCTGTCTGTGACGCTGGCCGGTGTGGATGATCGTGACAAGGCATTTGCCCTCAAAGGCTGCCAGGTCGCGGTGCCGCGTAGCCTGATGCCGCAAGCTGGCGCTGATGAATATTACTGGGCTGACCTGGTCGGCCTGGCAGTAGTCAACGTTCAGGGTGAACACCTTGGTGTGGTCGAGAAGTTATTCGAGACCGGTGCCAATGATGTGATCGTAGCCAAAGACGGCGATGTCGAGCGCCTGCTGCCCTTTGTCGGGCATGTGGTGCTCAAGGTCGATCTGGCAGCAAGGATCATCACGGTGGACTGGGGCCTTGACTACTGA
- the ffh gene encoding signal recognition particle protein: MLDNLSNRLSGVVKTLRGQSRLTETNIQDALREVRMALLEADVALSVVKQFIADVKERGLGQDVIGSLTPGQAFIGVVYEELTKLMGAQNDALNLAAVPPAVVLMAGLQGAGKTTTSGKLAKRLKEEHKKKVLLVSTDVYRPAAIEQLKTLAAQIEVEWFPSDVAQKPVDIALAAHDYAKKHFHDVLIVDTAGRLAIDEAMMAEIKELHASVNPVETLFVVDAMQGQDAVNTARAFNETLPLTGVILTKLDGDSRGGAALSVRQVTGKPIKFIGVGEKLTGLEPFYPDRMASRVLGMGDVLSLIEDVQKNVNEAEALQMMKKVKSGKGFDLEDFKSQIGQMKKMGGMGALLDKLPGQVSQMANSQVTDKSVARIEGIINSMTPLERRKPELIKASRKRRIAAGAGVSVQEVNRLLKQFEETQKMMKQFSKGGMMKMMRGMKGMLPGM; this comes from the coding sequence ATGCTGGATAACCTCTCCAACCGCCTGAGCGGGGTTGTTAAAACCCTGCGCGGTCAGTCCCGCCTGACTGAAACCAATATCCAGGATGCCCTGCGCGAAGTGCGCATGGCGCTGCTAGAAGCCGATGTGGCCTTGTCGGTGGTTAAGCAATTTATCGCCGATGTGAAAGAGCGCGGGCTGGGGCAGGACGTCATTGGCAGCCTGACGCCGGGTCAGGCATTCATTGGCGTAGTGTATGAAGAACTGACCAAGCTGATGGGCGCGCAGAACGATGCGCTCAATCTGGCTGCGGTGCCGCCCGCTGTGGTGTTGATGGCGGGCTTGCAAGGCGCGGGTAAAACGACCACCTCTGGCAAGCTGGCCAAACGGCTGAAAGAAGAACACAAGAAAAAAGTCTTGCTGGTGTCCACCGACGTGTATCGCCCGGCGGCGATTGAGCAGTTGAAAACGCTGGCGGCACAAATCGAGGTGGAGTGGTTTCCGTCTGATGTGGCGCAAAAACCGGTCGACATTGCCCTTGCTGCACACGATTACGCCAAGAAGCATTTTCACGATGTACTGATCGTCGATACGGCGGGCCGTCTGGCGATTGATGAAGCCATGATGGCCGAGATCAAAGAACTGCACGCCTCGGTGAATCCGGTCGAAACGCTGTTCGTAGTCGACGCCATGCAGGGCCAGGATGCGGTCAACACGGCCCGTGCGTTTAATGAAACGCTGCCGTTGACGGGTGTGATTCTGACCAAGCTCGATGGCGATTCGCGCGGCGGTGCGGCGTTGTCGGTGCGCCAGGTTACCGGTAAACCGATCAAGTTTATCGGTGTCGGTGAAAAGCTAACCGGTCTGGAACCGTTCTACCCGGATCGTATGGCCAGCCGCGTGCTGGGCATGGGCGATGTGCTGTCGCTGATCGAAGACGTGCAGAAAAACGTCAACGAAGCTGAAGCGCTGCAGATGATGAAAAAGGTCAAATCCGGCAAGGGTTTTGACCTGGAAGATTTCAAATCGCAGATCGGCCAGATGAAAAAAATGGGTGGCATGGGTGCTTTGCTGGACAAATTGCCAGGCCAGGTCAGCCAGATGGCAAATAGCCAGGTGACCGACAAATCCGTAGCGCGCATCGAGGGCATTATCAATTCGATGACCCCACTGGAAAGACGCAAGCCGGAATTGATCAAAGCCAGCCGCAAACGCCGTATTGCGGCGGGTGCAGGCGTGAGCGTGCAAGAAGTAAACCGTCTTTTGAAGCAATTTGAAGAGACGCAAAAAATGATGAAGCAGTTCTCCAAAGGCGGCATGATGAAGATGATGCGCGGCATGAAAGGCATGCTGCCGGGGATGTAA
- a CDS encoding GNAT family N-acetyltransferase: MMLQTQNAAPTKQKRRLSVTLANHEGAVRAAQALRYRIFAEEMGARIHAREAGLDQDLFDPYCDHLLVQDDDTGEVVGTYRILPPHQARKLGSYYSDTEFDLTRLGHIRSQIVEIGRSCVHPDYRTGATITLLWHGLASYMRERNYRYLVGCASVSLADGGHTAASIYRKLADTAMGPVEWRVFPRCPLPLPALNQKLDVEIPALIKGYLRAGAQLCGTPAWDPDFNTADLFLLLSMHQVDQRYAKHFMR; encoded by the coding sequence ATGATGCTCCAGACTCAGAACGCCGCACCCACAAAACAGAAACGTCGCCTGTCGGTTACGCTGGCGAATCACGAAGGCGCGGTCCGCGCCGCGCAAGCATTGCGCTACCGGATTTTTGCCGAAGAAATGGGCGCTCGCATCCACGCTCGTGAAGCCGGTCTGGACCAGGATCTGTTCGATCCATATTGCGACCACTTGCTGGTGCAAGATGACGACACCGGCGAAGTCGTCGGCACTTACCGTATTCTGCCGCCACATCAAGCCCGCAAGCTGGGCAGCTATTACTCCGACACCGAATTCGATTTGACCCGACTGGGCCATATCCGCTCGCAGATTGTAGAGATCGGCCGCTCCTGCGTGCACCCGGATTACCGCACCGGCGCCACCATTACCCTGCTGTGGCATGGTCTGGCCAGCTACATGCGTGAGCGCAATTACCGCTACCTGGTCGGCTGTGCCAGCGTCTCGTTGGCGGATGGCGGCCATACCGCGGCCAGTATCTATCGCAAGCTGGCAGACACCGCCATGGGCCCGGTGGAATGGCGTGTTTTCCCACGCTGCCCATTGCCCTTGCCCGCCCTCAACCAGAAGCTGGATGTCGAGATTCCGGCCCTGATCAAAGGCTATCTGCGCGCTGGTGCACAGTTGTGCGGCACGCCTGCCTGGGACCCGGACTTCAACACTGCCGATCTGTTCTTGCTGCTGTCCATGCACCAGGTTGACCAGCGTTACGCCAAGCACTTCATGCGCTAG
- a CDS encoding prepilin peptidase, with product MIEAQFRQECAVIDLPVNAPLPAPPSRYNLVVPRSACPSCGHQISALENIPLLSWLALRGKCKGCGAPISIRYPAVELLTGLLTAWVGAHYGFSGEALAAIVLTWALIALFFIDADTYLLPDSITLPLLWIGLLFNIDHGFVSLQSAVIGAAAGYLALWCVFWLFKLATGKEGMGYGDFKLLAALGAWFGWQSLPIIVLLSSVAGAVLGIIMTVAAKRGFGKPMPFGPYLAVAGFATLLWGPQLQSLLFGGL from the coding sequence ATGATCGAAGCCCAATTTCGCCAGGAATGCGCCGTCATTGATCTTCCGGTGAATGCGCCATTACCCGCGCCACCTAGCCGTTACAATCTGGTGGTGCCCCGTTCGGCTTGCCCATCGTGTGGACATCAGATTAGCGCGCTGGAGAACATCCCTCTGCTTAGCTGGCTGGCCTTGCGCGGCAAATGCAAGGGCTGTGGAGCCCCAATCAGCATCCGCTATCCGGCCGTGGAGCTACTGACAGGCCTGCTAACAGCCTGGGTCGGGGCGCATTACGGTTTTTCAGGTGAGGCACTGGCAGCCATTGTGCTGACTTGGGCCCTGATTGCGCTGTTCTTTATTGACGCAGACACGTATTTGTTGCCTGACTCCATTACGCTCCCGCTACTATGGATCGGTCTGCTATTCAATATCGATCATGGCTTTGTCTCGCTGCAATCTGCCGTGATCGGCGCAGCTGCCGGTTATCTGGCGCTGTGGTGTGTGTTCTGGTTATTCAAACTGGCCACCGGCAAGGAAGGGATGGGCTACGGCGACTTTAAACTGCTCGCTGCGCTGGGCGCCTGGTTTGGCTGGCAAAGCCTGCCCATCATCGTCTTGCTGTCTTCAGTTGCTGGCGCGGTATTGGGTATCATCATGACCGTGGCGGCCAAACGCGGCTTTGGCAAACCCATGCCATTCGGCCCCTATCTGGCGGTCGCCGGTTTCGCCACCTTGTTGTGGGGACCTCAGCTGCAAAGCCTGCTCTTTGGTGGCTTGTAA
- a CDS encoding type II secretion system F family protein: MATTTARPAKQTLKVKEYTYSWEGKDRNGKIVKGESRASGEAVIKTHLRRQGINVIRVKRQRVSGGKRITDEDITMFTRQLSTMLKSGVPLLLSFDIVAKGHSNPSVTKLLMEIKSDIESGFSMTQAFRKHPKYFDALYCNLIQAGEQAGILDTLLARLATYKEKMLGVKKKIKSAMFYPTAVIVAAFVITAVIMIFVIPAFKDLFSSFGADLPGPTLLVMAISDYFVHYWWLIFGGIFGGFYFFMKAWRRSEAMQIVMDRWLLKLPVLGDIMKNSILARWSRTLSTMFAAGVPLVESLESVGGAAGNHLYKIATRKIQTEVSTGTSLTTAMQNVNVFPNMVLQMTSIGEESGSLDAMLSKVADYYEEEVDNAVEALSSLMEPIIMVVLGTLIGGLVIAMYLPIFKMGQAVG; this comes from the coding sequence ATGGCGACAACAACAGCCAGGCCAGCCAAGCAGACGCTGAAGGTCAAGGAATATACCTACAGTTGGGAAGGCAAGGATCGCAACGGCAAGATCGTCAAAGGCGAAAGCCGGGCCAGCGGCGAAGCCGTGATCAAAACCCATTTGCGGCGGCAAGGTATCAACGTTATCCGGGTGAAGCGTCAGCGCGTCAGCGGCGGCAAACGCATTACCGACGAAGATATCACCATGTTTACCCGGCAGCTTTCCACCATGCTCAAGTCGGGCGTGCCGTTGTTGCTGTCGTTCGATATTGTGGCCAAGGGTCATAGCAACCCATCGGTGACCAAGCTGCTGATGGAAATCAAATCGGATATCGAGAGCGGGTTTTCCATGACCCAGGCTTTCCGCAAGCACCCGAAATATTTCGATGCACTGTATTGCAACTTGATCCAGGCCGGTGAGCAAGCCGGTATTCTGGATACGCTGCTGGCGCGTCTGGCAACTTACAAAGAAAAGATGCTGGGCGTTAAAAAGAAGATCAAGTCGGCCATGTTTTACCCGACTGCAGTGATTGTGGCAGCGTTTGTCATCACCGCCGTCATCATGATCTTCGTGATTCCAGCCTTTAAAGATTTGTTCTCCAGCTTCGGCGCCGATTTGCCAGGCCCAACGCTGCTGGTGATGGCCATCTCCGACTACTTTGTGCATTACTGGTGGTTAATCTTTGGCGGCATTTTTGGCGGTTTCTATTTCTTCATGAAAGCATGGCGACGTTCCGAGGCCATGCAGATCGTAATGGATCGCTGGTTGCTCAAGCTGCCGGTGCTGGGCGACATCATGAAGAACTCGATTCTGGCCCGCTGGAGCCGGACGTTGTCCACCATGTTTGCTGCGGGTGTGCCGCTGGTTGAGTCGCTCGAATCTGTGGGTGGCGCCGCCGGCAATCATCTGTACAAGATTGCCACTCGCAAAATCCAGACCGAAGTTTCCACCGGGACCAGTCTGACCACGGCGATGCAGAACGTAAATGTGTTTCCCAACATGGTTTTGCAAATGACTTCGATTGGCGAAGAGTCCGGCTCGCTGGACGCCATGCTCAGCAAGGTCGCCGACTACTACGAAGAAGAAGTGGATAATGCGGTAGAAGCCTTGTCCAGCCTGATGGAACCTATCATCATGGTGGTCTTGGGCACCTTGATTGGCGGTTTGGTGATCGCCATGTATCTGCCAATTTTCAAAATGGGTCAGGCGGTCGGTTAA
- a CDS encoding DNA gyrase inhibitor YacG, producing the protein MTQSTSRFVTCPCCKKQSAYSPENPFRPFCSERCRLIDLGQWASESYRVPVESDDLDEQTPPRLS; encoded by the coding sequence ATGACGCAATCCACCTCCCGCTTTGTCACCTGCCCTTGCTGCAAAAAGCAAAGCGCGTACTCGCCCGAAAATCCGTTCCGGCCGTTCTGTTCCGAGCGTTGCCGCTTGATTGACCTTGGGCAATGGGCATCGGAAAGCTATCGCGTGCCAGTCGAATCTGATGACCTGGACGAACAGACACCGCCCCGACTGTCATAG